A region from the Enterobacter roggenkampii genome encodes:
- a CDS encoding MMPL family transporter, whose translation MTNANALPHRKSLRPALLWATLCLILLGVLLSLLPGARLNSSVLAMLPKQTLGAIPPALNDGFMQRLDRQLVWLVSPGKEPDPRVAQQWLALLQSTDSLSEVKGPMDAAGQKAWGEFFWQHRNGLIDPATRARLQNGGEAQAQWILSQLYSAFSGVSGKELQNDPLMLMRGSQLALAQNGQKLRLMDGWLVAKDEAGNYWYLLHGELAGSSFDMQQTHRLVTTLNALQETLKAHYPQAQLLSRGTVFYSDYASQQAKRDVSTLGIATLLGVFLLIVAVFRSLRPLLLSVLSIAIGALAGTVVTLLLFGELHLMTLVMSMSIIGISADYTLYYLTERMVHGAEHSPWQSLAKVRNALLLALLTTVAAYLIMMLAPFPGIRQMAVFAAVGLSASCLTVIFWHPWLCRGLPVRPVPFMVLMLRWLAAWRRSKKLSIGLPVALALLSAVGISTLKVDDDIAQLQALPKDILTQEKAITALTGQSVDQKWFVVHGASPQQTLERLEAFTPALAEAQKAGEITRWRTLPLNSLARQKSDLTLLQNAAPAVTNVLKSAGLNAVSPNLDAMPVSVDAWLKSPASEGWRLLWLTLPDGQSGVLVPVDDAKNSAALGELAARHDGVVWVDRKASFDTLFALYRTLLTGLLFAALGVIACGAMVRLGWRKGLISLVPSVLSLSCGLAVLAATGHPVNLFSLLALVLVLGIGINYTLFFSNPRGTPLTSMLAITLAMMTTLLTLGMLVFSATQAISSFGIVLVSGIFTAFLLAPLAMPDKKERKRK comes from the coding sequence ATGACGAACGCCAACGCTTTGCCGCACCGTAAATCCCTGCGCCCGGCGCTGCTGTGGGCCACGTTATGCCTGATTCTGCTGGGCGTGTTGCTGTCGCTGCTGCCCGGCGCGCGACTGAACAGCAGCGTGCTGGCCATGCTGCCGAAGCAGACGCTGGGGGCGATCCCGCCGGCGCTCAACGACGGGTTTATGCAGCGTCTCGACCGCCAGCTGGTCTGGCTGGTCAGCCCCGGCAAAGAGCCGGATCCGCGCGTGGCACAGCAGTGGCTGGCGCTGCTGCAAAGCACTGATTCGCTCAGCGAGGTCAAAGGCCCGATGGACGCCGCCGGGCAAAAGGCCTGGGGAGAGTTCTTCTGGCAGCACCGAAATGGCCTGATTGACCCCGCCACCCGCGCCCGCCTGCAAAACGGCGGAGAAGCGCAGGCGCAGTGGATTTTATCTCAGCTCTACTCGGCCTTTTCCGGCGTCAGCGGTAAAGAGCTGCAAAACGATCCCCTGATGCTGATGCGCGGCTCGCAGCTCGCTCTGGCGCAAAACGGCCAGAAGCTGCGGCTGATGGACGGCTGGCTGGTCGCAAAAGATGAGGCGGGAAACTACTGGTATCTGCTCCACGGCGAGCTGGCGGGCTCATCATTTGATATGCAGCAGACCCACCGGCTCGTGACGACGCTTAACGCGCTGCAGGAGACGCTGAAAGCCCACTACCCTCAGGCACAGCTGCTTTCCCGCGGGACCGTGTTCTACAGCGATTACGCCAGCCAGCAGGCCAAACGTGATGTTTCGACGCTGGGTATCGCCACCCTGCTTGGCGTGTTCCTGCTCATCGTGGCGGTGTTCCGCTCTCTGCGCCCGCTGCTGCTGAGCGTGCTCTCCATTGCCATCGGCGCGCTGGCGGGGACGGTGGTGACGCTGCTGCTCTTTGGCGAGCTGCACCTGATGACGCTGGTGATGAGCATGAGCATCATCGGAATTTCGGCAGACTACACGCTTTACTACCTGACCGAACGGATGGTACACGGCGCGGAGCATTCTCCCTGGCAAAGCCTGGCCAAAGTTCGCAATGCGCTGCTGCTGGCGCTGCTGACGACCGTCGCCGCCTACCTGATTATGATGCTGGCCCCCTTCCCCGGGATCCGCCAGATGGCGGTGTTCGCTGCCGTGGGGCTGAGCGCCTCCTGCCTGACGGTGATTTTCTGGCATCCGTGGTTGTGCCGCGGGTTACCGGTGCGCCCGGTTCCCTTTATGGTCCTGATGCTGCGCTGGCTGGCCGCCTGGCGACGCAGTAAAAAACTGTCAATTGGTCTTCCCGTCGCGCTGGCGCTGCTCTCCGCCGTGGGAATAAGCACGCTGAAGGTGGACGACGACATCGCCCAGCTGCAGGCGTTGCCGAAAGATATTCTGACGCAGGAGAAGGCCATTACCGCCCTGACCGGACAGAGCGTGGATCAGAAATGGTTTGTGGTTCATGGCGCTTCGCCTCAGCAAACGCTGGAGCGGCTGGAAGCCTTTACCCCGGCGCTGGCAGAGGCGCAGAAAGCGGGAGAAATTACCCGCTGGCGCACCCTGCCGCTGAACTCGCTGGCCCGCCAGAAAAGCGATCTTACGCTGCTGCAAAACGCCGCGCCTGCGGTAACGAACGTGCTGAAAAGCGCAGGGCTCAACGCCGTCTCCCCGAATCTGGACGCCATGCCGGTCAGCGTGGACGCGTGGCTTAAAAGCCCGGCCAGCGAAGGCTGGCGTCTGCTCTGGCTGACCCTGCCCGACGGTCAAAGCGGCGTGCTCGTGCCGGTGGACGACGCAAAAAACAGCGCGGCCCTCGGCGAGCTGGCCGCGCGCCATGACGGTGTCGTCTGGGTCGATCGCAAAGCCAGTTTTGACACCCTGTTTGCCCTCTACCGCACGCTGCTGACGGGGCTCCTGTTTGCCGCGCTGGGGGTGATTGCCTGCGGGGCGATGGTGCGCCTCGGCTGGCGTAAGGGGCTGATAAGCCTGGTGCCGTCCGTGCTCTCGCTGAGCTGCGGGCTGGCGGTACTGGCTGCAACGGGCCACCCGGTAAACCTGTTTTCACTGCTGGCGCTGGTGCTGGTGCTCGGCATTGGCATTAACTACACGCTGTTTTTCAGCAACCCGCGCGGCACGCCGCTGACCTCGATGCTGGCGATTACGCTGGCGATGATGACCACGCTGCTGACGCTGGGCATGCTCGTCTTCAGCGCCACGCAGGCCATTAGCAGCTTTGGTATCGTGCTGGTGAGCGGTATTTTTACCGCCTTCCTGCTGGCGCCGCTGGCGATGCCGGATAAGAAAGAGAGAAAACGTAAATGA
- a CDS encoding hydroxymyristoyl-ACP dehydratase, translating to MKIHEIERHQTQPEKLEIVLHLDATLFWFQGHFAVQPLLPGVAQLDWVMHYATTLLAPGYRFHSIQNVKFQAPLLPETTVTLMLEWHAERQMLTFSYQRHAGAERHTASSGKIRLCQ from the coding sequence GAAAATTCATGAAATTGAGCGCCACCAGACACAGCCGGAGAAGCTGGAGATCGTTTTGCATCTCGACGCAACGCTGTTCTGGTTTCAGGGCCATTTCGCCGTACAACCGCTGCTGCCCGGCGTTGCGCAGCTTGACTGGGTGATGCACTACGCCACGACGTTACTGGCACCGGGCTATCGCTTTCACAGCATTCAAAACGTGAAGTTTCAGGCACCACTGCTGCCGGAAACCACGGTGACGCTGATGCTTGAGTGGCATGCCGAACGTCAGATGCTGACCTTCAGCTATCAACGCCATGCCGGGGCTGAGCGCCACACCGCCAGCAGCGGGAAAATTCGTCTATGTCAGTAA
- a CDS encoding glycosyltransferase family 2 protein — MSVIFRPCVLIPCYNHGAMIASVLSRLAPFGLPCLVVDDGSDAVTRQELERLAAEQPQMTLVRLAQNAGKGAAVIRGLEECARTGYTHAVQVDADGQHAIEDIPKLLALAERHPDALISGQPIYDDSIPRSRLYGRWITHVWVWIETLSLQLKDSMCGFRVYPVSPTLRLAAREPLGKRMDFDTEVMVRLYWQGNTSVFLPTRVTYPQDGLSHFDALKDNVRISLMHTRLFFGMLPRMPGLLFRRRRQHWAQQDEVKGLWGMRLMLRVWELLGRRAFTVLLWPVIGVYWLIARPARQASRQWMARVKQELRQRSMPVPSRLNSFFHFMRFGNAMLDKVASWRGELKLHRDIVFAPGASEALNIAAPQGKLLLASHLGDVEACRALAQLEGSKIINALVFSENAQRFKQIMSEMAPEAGVNLMSVTDIGPDTAIAIKEKLERGEWVAIVGDRIAVNPQRGGEWRVIWSRFMGQPAPFPQGPFILASILRCPVVLIFALRQQGKLVLHCEPFADPLRLPRGERQQALQDTVDRYAQRLEHYALMSPLDWFNFFDFWHLPESSEKE, encoded by the coding sequence ATGTCAGTAATCTTTCGTCCCTGCGTGCTGATCCCGTGCTACAACCACGGCGCGATGATTGCCAGCGTGCTGTCACGTCTCGCGCCGTTCGGCCTGCCGTGCCTGGTGGTGGATGACGGCAGCGACGCAGTAACCCGTCAGGAGCTTGAGCGCCTGGCGGCGGAGCAGCCGCAGATGACGCTGGTTCGTCTGGCGCAAAACGCCGGAAAAGGTGCCGCGGTCATCAGAGGGCTGGAGGAGTGCGCGCGGACGGGTTACACCCACGCCGTGCAGGTGGATGCGGACGGTCAACACGCCATTGAAGATATCCCCAAACTGCTGGCGCTGGCGGAGCGCCACCCGGACGCGCTGATTTCCGGCCAGCCCATTTACGATGACTCTATTCCGCGCTCCCGACTTTACGGGCGCTGGATCACCCACGTTTGGGTGTGGATTGAAACCTTATCGCTGCAGCTTAAAGACAGCATGTGCGGCTTTCGGGTCTATCCGGTTTCACCCACGCTGCGGCTGGCAGCGCGCGAACCGCTCGGCAAGCGGATGGACTTTGACACCGAAGTGATGGTTCGTCTCTACTGGCAGGGCAACACCAGCGTCTTTCTGCCCACGCGCGTGACCTATCCGCAGGACGGTTTGTCCCACTTCGACGCGCTAAAAGATAACGTGCGGATCTCCCTGATGCATACCCGGCTCTTCTTCGGCATGCTGCCCCGCATGCCCGGCCTGCTTTTCCGTCGACGCCGCCAGCACTGGGCGCAGCAGGACGAGGTCAAGGGTCTGTGGGGGATGCGCCTGATGCTGCGCGTCTGGGAACTACTGGGTCGGCGGGCCTTTACCGTGCTGTTGTGGCCGGTTATCGGCGTGTACTGGCTTATCGCGCGTCCGGCGCGGCAGGCCTCGCGGCAGTGGATGGCGAGAGTGAAGCAAGAACTGCGTCAGCGGAGCATGCCTGTTCCCTCACGGCTTAACAGCTTTTTCCATTTCATGCGCTTCGGCAACGCGATGCTGGATAAAGTCGCCAGCTGGCGCGGCGAGCTGAAGCTTCATCGCGATATTGTCTTTGCCCCCGGCGCGAGCGAAGCGTTAAACATCGCGGCTCCACAGGGCAAACTGCTGCTGGCCTCGCACCTTGGCGACGTAGAGGCCTGCCGGGCCCTGGCTCAGCTGGAAGGCAGTAAAATCATCAACGCCCTGGTTTTCAGCGAGAACGCCCAGCGCTTTAAGCAAATCATGAGCGAAATGGCGCCCGAAGCTGGCGTGAATTTGATGTCGGTCACCGACATCGGCCCGGACACCGCCATTGCCATCAAAGAGAAGCTTGAGCGCGGTGAATGGGTCGCGATTGTGGGGGATCGCATCGCGGTGAATCCGCAGCGCGGCGGCGAATGGCGCGTGATCTGGAGCCGATTCATGGGCCAGCCTGCACCGTTCCCACAGGGGCCGTTTATCCTGGCCTCCATCCTGCGCTGCCCGGTGGTGCTGATTTTCGCCCTGCGCCAGCAGGGTAAGCTCGTCCTGCACTGCGAGCCGTTTGCCGACCCGCTGCGCCTGCCGCGCGGTGAACGCCAGCAGGCACTGCAAGATACCGTCGATCGCTATGCGCAGCGGCTGGAACATTACGCCCTCATGTCGCCGCTCGACTGGTTTAATTTTTTCGATTTCTGGCATCTGCCAGAGTCCAGTGAGAAGGAGTAA
- a CDS encoding DUF3261 domain-containing protein has translation MNAFYRAVALTAALLLAGCSHSTDTQETRPQAWLQPGTRVTLPPPGISPAVSSQQLLTGSFNGQTQSLLVMLNADAHKVTLAGLSSVGIRLFLATYDETGIHTEQSIVVPQLPPASQVLADVMLSHWPISAWQPQLPKGWTLTDTGDRRELRNASGKLVTEIVYLQRKGKREPISIEQHVFKYHITIQYLGD, from the coding sequence ATGAACGCTTTTTACCGCGCCGTCGCGCTAACCGCGGCGCTGCTGCTGGCAGGCTGCAGCCATTCGACCGATACCCAAGAGACGCGTCCCCAGGCCTGGCTCCAGCCGGGAACCCGCGTTACGCTCCCGCCGCCCGGCATTAGCCCGGCGGTAAGCTCCCAGCAGCTGCTGACCGGCAGCTTTAACGGGCAAACGCAGTCCCTGCTGGTGATGCTCAACGCGGATGCGCATAAAGTGACGCTGGCCGGGCTCTCTTCCGTGGGCATTCGTCTGTTCCTGGCGACGTACGATGAGACCGGTATTCATACCGAGCAGTCGATCGTTGTGCCGCAGTTGCCGCCCGCCAGCCAGGTGCTGGCCGACGTGATGCTCAGCCACTGGCCGATTAGCGCCTGGCAGCCGCAGTTGCCGAAGGGCTGGACGCTGACTGACACGGGCGATCGGCGCGAACTGCGTAACGCCAGCGGCAAACTGGTGACGGAGATTGTCTACCTGCAGCGTAAAGGCAAGCGCGAGCCGATCAGCATCGAGCAACACGTTTTTAAATACCACATCACCATTCAATATCTGGGTGACTGA
- a CDS encoding acyl-CoA thioesterase encodes MLTDPRFTTEVEITVPFHDVDMMGVVWHGNYFRYFEIAREALLNQFDYGYRQMKASGYVWPVVDTRVKYRDAVTFEQRIRVRAHIEEYENRLRIAYQIFDAQTGKRTTTGYTIQVAVEEATREMCFVSPAILFERMGVTP; translated from the coding sequence GTGCTAACCGATCCCCGCTTTACGACTGAAGTCGAGATCACCGTTCCGTTCCACGACGTCGATATGATGGGCGTGGTCTGGCACGGTAACTATTTCCGCTACTTTGAGATCGCCCGCGAGGCGCTGCTCAATCAGTTTGATTATGGCTATCGCCAGATGAAGGCCTCCGGCTACGTCTGGCCCGTCGTCGACACCCGGGTGAAATACCGCGATGCGGTGACCTTTGAGCAGCGTATTCGCGTCCGCGCGCACATTGAAGAGTATGAAAACCGCCTGCGCATTGCCTATCAAATTTTCGATGCGCAGACCGGCAAACGCACGACCACCGGTTACACCATTCAGGTGGCGGTGGAAGAAGCGACCCGCGAAATGTGCTTTGTGAGCCCGGCAATACTGTTTGAACGTATGGGAGTAACACCATGA
- the acpT gene encoding 4'-phosphopantetheinyl transferase AcpT gives MYQFVLGKISTLCADPLASTFADSAPQGARNASWLAGRMLLARALSPHPLPDIIYGEQGKPAFAEGHPLWFNLSHSGDDIALLMSDEGEVGCDIEVIRPRKNWQALANAVFSMTEHDELEREAPEERLAAFWRIWTRKEAIIKQRGGSAWQIVSIDSTAPSHSVSQVQIGSLSLAVCTSTPYTLTTESIIHVGAGKSPVHPT, from the coding sequence ATGTACCAGTTTGTACTGGGAAAAATATCCACCCTTTGCGCGGACCCGCTGGCGTCAACGTTCGCAGACAGCGCACCTCAGGGTGCTCGCAATGCCTCATGGCTGGCTGGCAGGATGCTGCTCGCCAGAGCGTTATCCCCTCATCCGCTCCCCGACATTATTTACGGCGAGCAGGGGAAACCGGCCTTTGCGGAGGGCCATCCGCTGTGGTTCAACCTGAGCCACAGCGGTGACGATATCGCCTTGCTGATGAGCGATGAAGGCGAAGTCGGCTGTGATATCGAAGTGATTCGCCCCAGGAAGAACTGGCAGGCGTTAGCGAATGCCGTCTTCAGCATGACGGAGCATGATGAGCTTGAGCGCGAAGCGCCAGAGGAACGGCTTGCCGCCTTCTGGCGTATCTGGACGCGAAAAGAGGCAATCATCAAACAGCGTGGCGGTAGCGCATGGCAGATTGTCAGCATCGACAGCACGGCGCCGTCTCACTCGGTCAGCCAGGTGCAGATCGGCTCACTCAGCCTGGCCGTTTGTACGTCGACCCCTTACACCCTGACCACCGAGTCGATTATCCACGTCGGGGCAGGAAAATCACCAGTACACCCAACATAA
- a CDS encoding beta-ketoacyl-ACP synthase: MTRRVVITGMGGVTAFGENWQSVSSRLLAYENAVRKMPEWQIYDGLHTLLGAPIDDFTLPEHYTRKRIRAMGRVSLMSTRATELALEQAGLIGEAVLTNGQTGIAYGSSTGSTGPVSEFATMLTEKHTNNITGTTYVQMMPHTTAVNTGLFFGLRGRVIPTSSACTSGSQAIGYAWEAIRHGYQTVMVAGGAEELCPSEAAVFDTLFATSQRNDEPKTTPSPFDTQRDGLVIGEGAGTLILEELEHAKARGATIYGEIVGFATNCDAAHITQPQRETMQICMEQSLAMAGLSALDMGYISAHGTATDRGDIAESQATAAIYGDNVPISSLKSYFGHTLGACGALEAWMSLQMMREGWFAPTLNLRQPDEQCGALDYIMGEARQIDCEYLQSNNFAFGGINTSIIIKRWA, translated from the coding sequence ATGACGCGTCGCGTGGTGATTACGGGCATGGGCGGCGTGACCGCCTTTGGCGAAAACTGGCAATCCGTGTCCAGCAGGCTGCTGGCGTATGAAAACGCGGTGCGTAAAATGCCGGAGTGGCAGATCTATGATGGCCTGCACACCCTGCTGGGCGCGCCGATTGATGACTTCACGCTGCCGGAACATTATACCCGCAAACGGATCCGCGCCATGGGCCGCGTGTCGCTGATGTCGACCCGCGCCACCGAGCTGGCGCTCGAGCAGGCGGGGCTGATTGGCGAGGCGGTGCTCACCAATGGGCAAACGGGTATCGCGTATGGCTCATCCACAGGCAGTACCGGGCCCGTCAGCGAATTCGCCACTATGCTCACCGAAAAGCACACCAATAACATCACCGGCACAACCTACGTGCAGATGATGCCGCACACCACCGCGGTGAATACCGGACTGTTCTTTGGATTACGTGGCCGCGTCATCCCGACCTCAAGCGCCTGTACGTCAGGCAGCCAGGCAATTGGCTACGCCTGGGAGGCGATTCGCCACGGCTATCAGACCGTTATGGTTGCGGGGGGCGCTGAGGAGTTGTGCCCGTCTGAAGCGGCGGTGTTTGACACGCTGTTTGCCACCAGCCAGCGTAACGATGAACCCAAAACCACCCCTTCGCCATTTGATACGCAGCGCGATGGTCTGGTGATTGGGGAAGGCGCGGGCACCCTGATACTCGAAGAGCTGGAGCATGCCAAAGCGCGCGGAGCCACTATCTACGGCGAAATCGTGGGCTTTGCCACTAACTGTGATGCGGCCCATATCACCCAGCCTCAGCGTGAAACCATGCAGATTTGTATGGAGCAGTCGCTGGCCATGGCGGGATTAAGCGCCCTGGATATGGGGTATATCTCCGCACACGGTACTGCCACCGATCGCGGTGATATTGCTGAAAGCCAGGCCACTGCCGCTATCTATGGTGACAACGTGCCGATTTCATCGCTGAAGAGCTATTTTGGCCACACGCTCGGAGCCTGCGGCGCGCTGGAAGCGTGGATGAGTTTACAGATGATGCGTGAAGGCTGGTTTGCCCCGACACTCAATTTGAGGCAACCGGATGAGCAATGTGGTGCTTTAGATTATATTATGGGAGAAGCCCGCCAGATCGATTGCGAGTATCTGCAGAGCAATAACTTCGCGTTTGGCGGCATCAACACCTCGATTATCATTAAACGCTGGGCGTAA
- a CDS encoding 3-ketoacyl-ACP reductase FabG2 gives MSRSVLVTGASKGIGRAIARQLAADGFTVGVHYHRDAAGAQETLDAITQAGGNGRLLSFDVGNREQCREVLEQDIEAHGAWYGVVSNAGITRDGAFPALSEDDWDSVIHTNLDSFYNVIHPCIMPMIGTRKGGRIITLSSVSGVMGNRGQVNYSAAKAGIIGATKALAIELAKRKITVNCIAPGLIDTGMIEMEEAALKEAMSIIPMKRMGQAEEVAGLASYLMSDIAGYVTRQVISINGGML, from the coding sequence ATGAGTCGTTCCGTACTGGTCACCGGGGCCAGCAAAGGCATAGGGCGCGCCATCGCCCGCCAGCTTGCCGCCGACGGGTTTACCGTAGGCGTGCATTACCATCGTGATGCCGCAGGCGCGCAGGAGACGCTGGACGCCATCACGCAGGCGGGCGGCAACGGCCGTTTACTCTCGTTTGATGTGGGCAACCGCGAACAGTGCCGCGAGGTGCTGGAACAGGACATTGAAGCCCATGGCGCATGGTATGGCGTGGTCAGCAACGCGGGTATCACCCGCGATGGCGCCTTTCCGGCATTGAGTGAAGACGACTGGGACAGCGTGATCCACACCAATCTCGACAGTTTTTATAACGTCATTCACCCCTGCATTATGCCGATGATTGGCACCCGTAAAGGGGGACGCATTATCACCTTATCGTCCGTGTCCGGCGTGATGGGTAACCGCGGGCAGGTGAACTACAGCGCGGCAAAAGCGGGCATTATCGGTGCCACCAAAGCGCTGGCGATTGAGCTGGCAAAACGCAAAATCACCGTGAACTGCATTGCGCCGGGGCTGATTGATACCGGAATGATTGAAATGGAAGAGGCCGCGCTGAAAGAAGCGATGTCCATCATTCCAATGAAACGCATGGGCCAGGCTGAGGAGGTCGCCGGGCTGGCAAGCTATCTGATGTCAGATATTGCGGGTTACGTCACCCGCCAGGTCATTTCCATTAACGGAGGAATGCTATGA
- a CDS encoding outer membrane lipoprotein carrier protein LolA: protein MKWLPLLALIVSPLVSAVTLDELQQRFTEQPVVRAHFEQVRTIKDMPQPLRSQGEMLIARDSGLLWDQKAPFPMTLLLDDKRMVQAINGQPPQTITADNNPQMFQFNHLLRALFQADRKVLEENFRIDFKDLGAGRWSLVLTPKTTPLDKIFATLDLGGATYLETIRLNDKQGDRTDIALSHHQLTPASLTDDERQRFAAP from the coding sequence ATGAAATGGTTGCCTTTACTGGCGCTGATCGTCAGCCCGCTGGTCAGCGCCGTGACGCTGGATGAGCTGCAGCAGCGCTTCACCGAGCAGCCCGTGGTGCGCGCGCATTTCGAACAGGTTCGCACGATAAAAGATATGCCGCAGCCGCTGCGCTCGCAGGGCGAGATGCTGATCGCCCGCGACAGCGGCCTGCTGTGGGATCAAAAAGCGCCGTTTCCGATGACGCTCCTGCTGGACGACAAGCGGATGGTGCAGGCGATTAACGGCCAGCCGCCGCAAACCATCACTGCCGACAATAATCCGCAGATGTTCCAGTTCAACCATCTTCTGCGCGCCCTGTTCCAGGCGGACCGCAAGGTGCTGGAAGAGAACTTCCGCATCGATTTTAAAGACCTGGGAGCGGGCCGCTGGTCGCTGGTGCTTACGCCAAAAACGACGCCGCTGGACAAGATTTTCGCCACCCTCGATCTGGGCGGCGCGACCTATCTGGAAACGATTCGCCTCAACGACAAACAGGGCGACCGTACCGATATCGCCCTTTCTCACCACCAACTGACGCCCGCCAGCCTGACCGATGACGAACGCCAACGCTTTGCCGCACCGTAA
- a CDS encoding beta-ketoacyl-[acyl-carrier-protein] synthase family protein, translating into MIYISAVGMVNALGNSHDEIAANLVTGVAPGMHARTGWLQGSPDAVLGGVEGELPPIPETLSAHRTRNNQLLLAALAQIQSTVDEAIARVGRDRVAVVLGTSTSGLDEGDEHVQRMTHGEASTHWQYPQQELGDPSRFLANWLQLEGPAYTISTACSSSARAMIGGKRLIEAGLVDIAIVGGADTLSRMPVNGFNSLESFSPSLCEPFGRDRRGITIGEAAALMVLSREPADVALLGTGESSDAYHISAPHPQGEGAIRAITQALNEAGMQPGDIGYINLHGTATPLNDQIESQVVHDLFGESVPCSSTKHLTGHTLGAAGITEAALSWLILTRDLPLPPQDFTRYAPDDTLAPCGLLHQRTALTKPVILSNSFAFGGNNASILLGRAS; encoded by the coding sequence ATGATTTATATTTCCGCTGTTGGCATGGTCAACGCGCTGGGCAACTCGCATGATGAAATCGCTGCTAACCTGGTGACGGGCGTAGCGCCGGGTATGCATGCCCGAACCGGCTGGTTACAGGGTTCACCCGATGCCGTGCTGGGCGGTGTGGAAGGCGAACTGCCGCCCATCCCGGAAACGCTGTCCGCACACCGCACCCGCAACAACCAGCTTCTGCTGGCCGCGCTGGCGCAGATTCAGTCGACCGTCGACGAGGCTATCGCCCGCGTCGGCCGCGATCGGGTGGCCGTGGTGCTGGGGACCAGCACCTCTGGGCTGGATGAAGGCGATGAGCACGTGCAGCGCATGACCCATGGCGAAGCGAGCACGCACTGGCAGTACCCGCAGCAGGAGCTCGGCGATCCGTCCCGCTTCCTCGCCAACTGGCTTCAGCTCGAAGGCCCGGCCTATACGATCTCGACAGCCTGCTCTTCCAGCGCGCGAGCGATGATCGGCGGCAAACGTCTGATTGAAGCCGGGCTGGTGGACATCGCCATTGTTGGCGGAGCAGATACCCTGAGCCGGATGCCCGTCAACGGGTTTAACAGCCTTGAATCCTTCTCCCCTTCGCTCTGCGAGCCTTTTGGTCGCGACCGTCGGGGGATCACCATCGGTGAAGCCGCCGCGCTGATGGTGCTTAGCCGTGAGCCCGCGGACGTGGCGCTGCTCGGGACGGGGGAATCCAGCGATGCGTACCATATCTCCGCTCCGCATCCGCAGGGCGAAGGGGCGATCAGGGCCATCACGCAGGCGCTCAACGAAGCGGGTATGCAGCCCGGAGATATCGGCTACATCAACCTGCACGGCACGGCCACGCCGCTTAACGATCAGATTGAATCGCAGGTGGTACACGATCTCTTTGGGGAAAGCGTACCCTGTAGCTCTACTAAACACCTTACCGGCCATACGCTGGGCGCTGCCGGTATCACCGAAGCGGCCCTGAGCTGGCTGATTCTGACGCGCGATCTGCCCTTACCGCCGCAGGACTTCACCCGCTACGCACCGGACGACACGCTGGCGCCGTGCGGTCTGCTGCACCAGCGCACCGCGCTGACAAAGCCGGTCATTCTGTCTAACTCGTTCGCGTTTGGCGGCAACAACGCCAGCATTCTGCTGGGGAGAGCGTCATGA
- a CDS encoding 3-hydroxy-fatty acyl-ACP dehydratase has translation MSYLSPEAYLPHDAPMMLLESVENVTDDIAVCRVAIDRQSVLAPFLNADGDLPGWYALELMAQTVGVWSGWHRQQQGQEHIALGMVLGARELICASGRFAAGLTLDITVKLLMQDERFGSFECAISANEETLATGRVNTFQPSAEELTSLFNQGSNA, from the coding sequence ATGAGCTACTTATCACCCGAAGCCTATTTGCCGCACGATGCGCCCATGATGTTGCTGGAGTCCGTTGAGAATGTGACGGACGACATAGCGGTATGCCGCGTCGCGATAGACAGACAAAGCGTGCTGGCACCCTTTCTGAATGCCGATGGCGACCTGCCGGGCTGGTACGCGCTCGAGCTGATGGCGCAGACCGTCGGCGTCTGGTCCGGCTGGCATCGCCAGCAGCAGGGGCAGGAGCATATTGCGCTGGGCATGGTGCTCGGCGCGCGTGAACTGATCTGCGCCAGCGGGCGTTTCGCCGCAGGCTTGACGCTGGACATCACCGTTAAGCTGCTGATGCAGGACGAACGCTTCGGCAGTTTTGAATGCGCAATTTCCGCTAATGAAGAGACGCTGGCCACGGGCCGGGTCAACACCTTCCAGCCAAGCGCAGAAGAATTAACCTCGCTTTTTAATCAGGGATCTAACGCATGA